A region of the Microcystis aeruginosa FD4 genome:
TTTTATTAGATGGTTGGGCAACAGCAATTCTGTTGAAAGAAGTTTTCGAGTTTTACGCTGGACTTATCAACCATCGACCCGTTAATTTACCCACACCTCGCCCTTATCAAGATTATATCAATTGGGTACAACAGCAAGATCAAACCCAAGCCGAACTCTTTTGGCGACAAAATCTTCAAGGCTTTACCTCTCCAACTCCATTAGTCGTTGATAAACCGTTAAATCCTCTTGTTACTCAAAGTAAAAATTATCTTCATCAAAAATCAAAACTTTCTCCAGAAATTACCAGTCGTCTGAAATTACTCGCCCAAGAATATCGCCTTACTCTTTCTACCCTAATTCAAGGAGCTTGGGCTTTATTATTACATCATTATAGCAGTGAATCAGACATTGTATTTGGGGCAACCGTTTCGGGACGACCGCCCAATTTTACAGGGATTGAATCGATGGTGGGGATGTTTTTAAATACCTTACCCGTTCGCATCCAAATTGAGCCTCAACTTGAATTATTAACTTGGTTTAAACAATTACAACAAGACCATTTAGAACGAGAGCAATATAGTTATAGTTCTCTAATTGATATTCAAAAATGGAGTGAAATTCCCTCCCCTCATTCAGTTTTTGAAAGTTTTGTTGTCTTTGAAAATTTACCCTTTAGCGAAAATGATAGTGATAATTTAGGGGGTTTACAAGTCGGGGAAATGCAAGATTATGGTAATGCTGATTATCCCTTAACGGTTATTGTCACCCCTGGGGAAGCCTTAAGTATTAAAATTATTTATCCTCAAGAACGATTTGAAAATGACACCATTAAACGAATGTTAGGTCATTTCCAGACCTTATTAGCAGGAATCGCCATTAATACCCATCGTCGGATTCAAGACTTACCGTTATTAACGGAAGCAGAACGTCAATTATTATTAGTTGAATGGAATCAAACGATACGAGAAAATCCCCTAAAACAGTGCGTTCATGAATTATTTGAGCAACAAACTCTCAAAACTCCTTCAGCCATTGCCGTTGTTTTTCAAGAGCAACAATTAACCTACAAAGAACTGAATGAATCTGCTAATCAACTGGCTCATTATTTACAAAAACTTGGGGTGAGTTCTCAATCTTTAGTGGGGATTTGTTTAGAACGGTCTGTCAATATGGTGATTGCCGTTTTAGCAGTGTTAAAAGTAGGCGGTGCCTGTGTTCCCCTAGACCCAACCTATCCTCAAGAAAGACTTTCTTACATCCTGCAAGACACCCAAATCAAAACCTTATTAACCCAAAAAGATTGTCAATCTCTTTTAAACAGTGCAACCATTTCTCAACGGATTTTATTGGATGAACAAGGGTCAGAAATTGCCTTAGAAACCAAGACTAATCTTGACAACCCCGTGAGTTTAAAGGATTTGGCTTATATTATTTATAGTTCAGGCTCTACGGGTGTACCCAAAGGTATTATGATCCTACATCAATCCTTAACGAATATTATTGAGCATCATCAAGTAAAAATGTCACCAGAGAGAAATTTTTTGCAATTTGCTCCCTTTAATTTTGATGTCAGCTATCACGAAATCTTTGCGGCCTTGTGTTTAGGAGGAAGCTTATTTATTGTTCCAGAAGATTCTCGTTTAGATCTTGCTAAATTAAGTCAATTGTTGGCAAATAACCCCATTCATAAAGCGATTTTGCCCGTTACTTTGTTACAACAATTAATGGAAACCTATAGTGAGGAAACCTACTTATTTGCTAACTTGCGTGAAATTATTTCAGCTGGAGAGCAATTACAAATTACTCCAAGGATGATTTCTGTATTCAAGAAACTCGAACATTGTACCCTTTACAATTATTATGGCCCCACAGAAGCAGACATCGTTACCAGTTATAGCTTTGACCCTAATCCTGAGCTTTGGCCGAAGTATATTCCCATTGGTAAACCCGCTATTAATGTGCAAGTTTATATTTTAAATTCCTATCTTCAACCCGTACCCATCGGAGTTACTGGGGAGTTATATGTTGCGGGTGGCGGTTTAGCGCGAGGTTATTTCAACAATCCCCAATTAACCCAAGAAAAATTTATTGCTAATCCCTTTAGCGATAATTCATTGCTGTATAAAACTGGGGATTTAGCGCGTTATTTACCCAATGGAG
Encoded here:
- a CDS encoding non-ribosomal peptide synthetase, whose product is MVTPHKSNVSKKDIESIYPLSPMQQGMLFHSLYNPESKTYLSQIQITLQGNLDINAFQQAWQKVVDRHSILRTCFAWKKTKQPLQVVRKNVSLPWFNYDWRSHSPSEQETKFQELLTSDKEQYFELDKVPLLRCHLIQVEDNKYEFIHTGHHILLDGWATAILLKEVFEFYAGLINHRPVNLPTPRPYQDYINWVQQQDQTQAELFWRQNLQGFTSPTPLVVDKPLNPLVTQSKNYLHQKSKLSPEITSRLKLLAQEYRLTLSTLIQGAWALLLHHYSSESDIVFGATVSGRPPNFTGIESMVGMFLNTLPVRIQIEPQLELLTWFKQLQQDHLEREQYSYSSLIDIQKWSEIPSPHSVFESFVVFENLPFSENDSDNLGGLQVGEMQDYGNADYPLTVIVTPGEALSIKIIYPQERFENDTIKRMLGHFQTLLAGIAINTHRRIQDLPLLTEAERQLLLVEWNQTIRENPLKQCVHELFEQQTLKTPSAIAVVFQEQQLTYKELNESANQLAHYLQKLGVSSQSLVGICLERSVNMVIAVLAVLKVGGACVPLDPTYPQERLSYILQDTQIKTLLTQKDCQSLLNSATISQRILLDEQGSEIALETKTNLDNPVSLKDLAYIIYSSGSTGVPKGIMILHQSLTNIIEHHQVKMSPERNFLQFAPFNFDVSYHEIFAALCLGGSLFIVPEDSRLDLAKLSQLLANNPIHKAILPVTLLQQLMETYSEETYLFANLREIISAGEQLQITPRMISVFKKLEHCTLYNYYGPTEADIVTSYSFDPNPELWPKYIPIGKPAINVQVYILNSYLQPVPIGVTGELYVAGGGLARGYFNNPQLTQEKFIANPFSDNSLLYKTGDLARYLPNGDIEYLGRIDDGVKVRGYRIELGEVETILNQHPQIAQAVATVQGETAREKYLAAYFIPRPGETINQVELRHFLENWLPDYMIPSAFVMMESFQLSPNGKVDRKVLPIPDKNPLSLTQNYVAPRTAIEEVLAGIWAEILEVERVGIEDDFFLLGGHSLKAIQLISKIRQTLEIEISVRQLFNHSTISQLIQVMIELVGNEELLNEIAVTVQEISQLSPEEVQALLSQS